acaaaacagCACCAGCTAAATCGCCCAGTGGTACAGTAGCAGATGCAACTAAATcttctcataaaaaaaaaaagatacaacaAAATCAGTAACACCCTTTTGgtttgaaaatagagaaagaatatgcagcagaaaagaaaaaaggtcaGAACTTCCCTGTATATAATTCTGTATcattggaaagaaaagaaaccatAAGTATATTTTCACAGTTTGGTTATGCTAAAAAAATAATCAGTAGAAAAGGAAGGAGATGAACAGAGATGGGCCGTTTCTTTTTTAGGCAAGGAAGACCTAACAATGAATCCTTTCCTACACCACTAGAATCTCGGTTGCCGTCAATATCTAGATACTAAAGTTCAAAAGACTTGTAATTATATCTAGTAGTTTTCATATCAAGCTCTTAAAGATATTGATCTagttcaaaactaaaaataatgagaacaagaaaaacagaaaaaatttACCGTTGCAACAAcctaaaccaaaataaaacaaaaagacttCAATAAATAGCCAAAAAGAGAATGGAAGTACCTCCCAGAGCCCAAAGGGAACGGCATATTCATTATACAACTGGGTAATACTCTTAACGTCTGAAGCTAGCTCTTCTGCCTTCTCTCTTGTTGCACTAACAAAATTGGCATCAGCAGTAGAACTACCTTCTGGGATTACACCATTTTCAGCAGAATCTGACGTGCTAGGTAAAACATCAGACCTAGAAGCCATAGACTCCAgttcttctttgatttttatctgGAACCGGAGAACTGCAAGCTTCCCTTCAAGCAAATCTAGAAACCCATTGTCAATGGAACTTCGACCAGAACCTAGTAACCCATCACTACTAGTTGCATTTTTAGCCTGTAGAACTGCATTACTTAGGTATTGACACCTgaattatacaaattaaaaactataagaTATTTGTGCAAgcatataaaaactaattaagtgGAAAAGGATATCAATTTGACACAAGTAAAGTGCTTAGTCTTGCTAGTACCGTCATAGTCATGTTTGTGAATGAGTCATCATAAGCACATAAGAAACAACAGTCACTTGAGAACAAATGGTGAATCAGGAATCAATTTCCATGTTCTATATACAAAGGTTAGATCAAGTGTCAGCTTTAGCTTTCACTAATGCTAGTAATGCAAGAGGAGAAAAATAAATCCACCTAGCATATAAGTGGCTACAAAATTTCAGTGACTATTCACGTGTCACAATGAGATCCGCTCTGCTGTAAGGATTCACTCTAAGTACGGTTGTCTATTTCAACCAGGTTTAGAGCAATAAAGTGGCAAACTACTCAGAAGTTTCAAAGGAAATATTAGAAAAGATAGTAatgacaagaaaagaaagaactCTTTTGACCTCTGTTCAAGAGTAGGAACTCCATCAATTGAACGCCTTTCAGCTAGTCTAAGCAGTGCATGAGCTGCAAGCATATGTTGGCGTTTTAAGACATAATATCGTGCCAAAAGTTCATAGTACTTGACTTGATTAGTTGACATTGGTGCTCCTGATTGCCCCATTGGAGAAGTTGTTGCAGTGACAGCACGAACCTAGCAGatccagaaaaacaaaaaaataaattttcaaagaaaTCATGTGAAGAGTATTGTGTGGGTGTAGCTTCTGCAGGCAAAACATATAAAGCCAAGATTCAAATACACGATATTAGAACATTTTGAGTAAATAAACAGCAATCATCAATTAGTTATTGGGGAGAAAGAGCTAATAGACAACCTCGTGTATAGGTTTACGACCAGCATTTTGCAAAAATGGCAACAGGTCAGGACCCCCATACTCTAGCAATTCATTTTCAAGACCTAGATCAATCATAGCCTGGTAAAGATACTCATGGAAAATTCTGTCTGGAGATTGGACACCCAGTTGAACAATTTGACATATATATTTCTTCCTTGAGGATGGATCAAGGGCAGATTGTGAAACAGTTGAATTAATGGGAGAGCCAAATTCCTTCTGCAAGGTGTCACCTTTCAGAGATCGCAAGGCACTGATAATTATCTCGTAACACTGCTCACGGTGAGCAAGTGCTTGTTCTCTGACAGTTGCATCAATTTCATCATTATAAGCATCGCCTGCAGGGTCAAGAGCCTGTGCCTTTTGAAGAGGTAAGCGCACTACAGCTTCATAAAACCTGCAGCACGCAAGAGAATCTAACTGTCAAATTAAAGGCTTAAAAAACCATAGGCCATGAAAATGGAGAGCACGGAAAAAAAAAGGATCTACCTTAAATCCTCAAAACGCTTGCAAACAGTTCGTAGGTCAACAGACTCTGGAACTTTACTCAGGGAATTAAATGCTTCCCTTGCAAGATTCTCCTTGTCTTCGGCATCTATAGTCGTAGCAGCTCTCTCCAGCGCTTCCACAGCTAAGAAGAATTTGTAATCAGACTCCTTATAGTAACTTGGGCAGCCATCTCGCAATCTCCTACTAATGTCATCTACAGTCCCCCTGCCATCAGGACCAGTATAATACTGGAGTAGACTATGTTGTTTAGGAAACATTATTATAGAAGATACAAaacttcatttaaaaaaaagaatgaaaaactcCACTAATGAGTAAACTTCTTGTAGATGAAATTTCCTTCATGGCTTCTTAATCAGGGTTTTACCTCCATAAGAGCAGATATAAGTCTAGTAGCAATATGGTCACCCTCCTCAGAACAAACTAGTTGATGAAATGTCAACTGAACTAATGTTTGTTGAAGGCTAGAGTCAAATCCCTGAATTAGTCGAGTCACATGATGCTGTGAAAGAAGTTGAAGCAAAAATAGGGCTTCGCCAGATCGAAGGAGCAACTGCCTAATGCACTCCATTGCTCTCACCTGTAGTAGGATAACAAACCCAAGTGAGAAGAAACTAaactaactaataaaaaatgcCACATATGgaaacaattaaaaaagtaGGCCCACCTCCATGGCAGCTAATTCAGCAGGACTATAAGGCAACCTTTGCCTTTTATTATTTGTTCTGCTACCATTGGACTCCATATTTCTGGAATAAGCACCAAATAAATTTCTCACCATATTGCGATCACCAGCACCCAATGTCGAACCATTACCATACAGAATGGAACCACTCAGATCTCCCAATCCTGCTACACAGCCATAAAGTCCCCTCCTCTGGTTCCTTCTTGATCTTAAGAATTTCTCCAAAGAACGGAGTTTTTGTTCAAGGACTTGCATAGCCCCAACAGAGAGTCTGCACACAACTACGCCATTTTCAGATAGGGTGCCTGAAGGACCTAAATTGCCTTTTACAACCATTACAGGAAGCTCCCATAGGGGAAAAAGTAATCTAGATGAACACAAACAGAGCCCCTCATGTGCAGCTGAAAAAACAGGCTCAGCTTCCTGAACAACCTGGCCCATGCTGAATCCCCCAGCAGCACTTCTTGTGTTTGATAATGCATTACTACCTTCAAGTTGTGGCATGCCAACAACCCTTGGATCTTCAAAAGCTTCAGCTGCCTTCTCAGCAATAACATTGCTGATAAGGTTTTCAGAATGCACTACTCTTGCAGCAAGCATTAAACACATTGCAGCAGCCTCACCTGCACCAAATCGATTGAAGAAATCTTCTAAAACTGACCTTGGAGTGTTCGATTCCAATAGCCGCCTTAGAATGTCCAGTGGCCTGTTAAAAACAATTTCCATCATGCCCATGGTGCTGAAGACAACAATCCTTCTTCTTGGAAGTATGTGTTGGGTTGAGAGATCTCCCCTAGCCCAGAGTTTGCCAGACAACTTTTCACATGATTCCATAGAGCTCTCATAACCACCAAACTCAATTTCTGAATACAGAGACTGCACAGTAGCTGCAGTATCCGGTGAAGGTAAAACATCTGCCACTGAAAGCATTCGTCCTTCAACTGGTAAAGAAGATACAGACTCTCGTAATGCCCGGGAACTCCTGGTACTTGTTCCTAAATTACCTGATGGCAATGATTGTGTGCTTGAATCCCTGCTCAAAACAAGAAGTGATGGCATGGTTGAAGATGACGCATCAGAGAGGATAAGAGTTCCAGCAGAATAATAAGATGCTTCAATTTTTAGGGAGAGATCCTCATTCTGGGGTCTACCAGCAAGAGCCATTGCCCCAAAGGTTAAACCTCCACTAACACCCCAAGGAGGAGCAGGCCTTGTAGTGACAACCTTTAAACAGCTAGGCTTGTGATGATTGGTGTTAAATCCAGTCAAGCTTCCACTAGAAGGAGAGGTAGATAGGTACATCCTTCTACCATCTGATAAAAGAGCAACCAGGTGCAGCCACTTTGATTCAAGAGTAGATAAAGGTGAGATGCAAATAATAGATGGCTTTGGAGATCGACTTGAGACTCTTGATCCAGTTGATTGTCTAGCTCCATAATGTGCATCCCTCTGATTGACAAGATTCTTTTCTTCAGCTACTTTCTTTAACGGCCCATCACCATTTGGTCCTATAACATAAACTTGAATCTTCATCTCTTCAGTCCGTGCATATAATATTTGTCTCTCATTGTCAAAAACCATTTCAACAATAGCATCAACAGCTCCAAAATTGAATACATTTGGTATAACCCATCTGCAAATAACAGTTAAATTGCTAAGGAATTAACAAGAAATgattagatataaaaaaatcagGTAACTTAATATAACACTTAGAAAATGGCACACACAATTCCATGATAGTAAAAATCATTTTGCAATTAAGCATCAATTGAGTAAAAAAGTACCTTGAAATGACACTTCCAAAACCAGCAGTCATGCAGATTTTTCGGCAGCGCTTTTGCCATCCAGAGCCAGTTGAGTAAAGAACCTCATATATGTGGCCATCCCGACCAGCAAGAAAAATACGACCTTTGTCAGTACATGCTACACAAGTCATTGTAACCCCATCGGATGATATTGTATGCTCTGGCAAAGGCTGCAATGTAACTTCCGCAAACGGATCTGAACCATCTGCTCCTCCAGAGCAGCAAACTCCaactaaaattaactaataaaaagaGTGGGGTAAGAAACAATACTTCTCCCACAAGGAGTTCTGGAAAGAACATACTGCAAATCATTCATAGGGAACTTATCATACAAAACCGTgttattgaataatattataGCAGGTCCTAAAAAACTGGTAGGGTATTAAAAAACTTAGCACCAAAAATGGAATTTCTAACTAACAAAGCACCACACAGATTTATACGGACATCTTCTAAAAAGAactgtcataaaaaaaaataacacataatgATAAAACTGCATTTGACttaatttttcatgatttgttCCAATTACATTGTGATCGTAACAGAGGATTCCAGGATACATACCCACTCTTTGAGAAATAGTGTTAGATAGTAAATTAACAACTTTATCATGCACATTGTAAAGCAACAAGCACATAATGCAAGTTTCAACTTATTAAATGACCACTTTTGCTATTGACAAACTGGACCCAAGTCAAGATTCTCATCACACTCAAACCGATGAACTTTAGAATCAAAATTTCCTAAAGTTCAGGATCTAGGAAGTTACATTTTTGCTCAAACTAATGCACATCTAAGTTGATAAAGGCTACATGAAAATTCTATTGaccaaacaaaaagaataatacaAAAAGACCCTATTGATTGAGCCATACAAATTCTCCAACTGCTTAGCAACAAGGACTAGAATATAAAAGAAGAGGTACATAATTGAGAAGGCTAACCAAACTACTTATGATC
This genomic stretch from Vigna radiata var. radiata cultivar VC1973A chromosome 7, Vradiata_ver6, whole genome shotgun sequence harbors:
- the LOC106766739 gene encoding nuclear pore complex protein NUP155; this encodes MMSWEDEIVMRDVTNAGLVVSDRIGREVSSQLDLEEALEASRYTSHPYSTHPREWPPSVEVVNTWELPPVLIERYNAAGGEGTAFCGIFPEIRRAWASVDNSLFLWRFDKWDGQCPEFSGEEQAICAVGLAKSKPGVFVEAIQYLLVLATPVELILVGVCCSGGADGSDPFAEVTLQPLPEHTISSDGVTMTCVACTDKGRIFLAGRDGHIYEVLYSTGSGWQKRCRKICMTAGFGSVISRWVIPNVFNFGAVDAIVEMVFDNERQILYARTEEMKIQVYVIGPNGDGPLKKVAEEKNLVNQRDAHYGARQSTGSRVSSRSPKPSIICISPLSTLESKWLHLVALLSDGRRMYLSTSPSSGSLTGFNTNHHKPSCLKVVTTRPAPPWGVSGGLTFGAMALAGRPQNEDLSLKIEASYYSAGTLILSDASSSTMPSLLVLSRDSSTQSLPSGNLGTSTRSSRALRESVSSLPVEGRMLSVADVLPSPDTAATVQSLYSEIEFGGYESSMESCEKLSGKLWARGDLSTQHILPRRRIVVFSTMGMMEIVFNRPLDILRRLLESNTPRSVLEDFFNRFGAGEAAAMCLMLAARVVHSENLISNVIAEKAAEAFEDPRVVGMPQLEGSNALSNTRSAAGGFSMGQVVQEAEPVFSAAHEGLCLCSSRLLFPLWELPVMVVKGNLGPSGTLSENGVVVCRLSVGAMQVLEQKLRSLEKFLRSRRNQRRGLYGCVAGLGDLSGSILYGNGSTLGAGDRNMVRNLFGAYSRNMESNGSRTNNKRQRLPYSPAELAAMEVRAMECIRQLLLRSGEALFLLQLLSQHHVTRLIQGFDSSLQQTLVQLTFHQLVCSEEGDHIATRLISALMEYYTGPDGRGTVDDISRRLRDGCPSYYKESDYKFFLAVEALERAATTIDAEDKENLAREAFNSLSKVPESVDLRTVCKRFEDLRFYEAVVRLPLQKAQALDPAGDAYNDEIDATVREQALAHREQCYEIIISALRSLKGDTLQKEFGSPINSTVSQSALDPSSRKKYICQIVQLGVQSPDRIFHEYLYQAMIDLGLENELLEYGGPDLLPFLQNAGRKPIHEVRAVTATTSPMGQSGAPMSTNQVKYYELLARYYVLKRQHMLAAHALLRLAERRSIDGVPTLEQRCQYLSNAVLQAKNATSSDGLLGSGRSSIDNGFLDLLEGKLAVLRFQIKIKEELESMASRSDVLPSTSDSAENGVIPEGSSTADANFVSATREKAEELASDVKSITQLYNEYAVPFGLWEICLEMLYFANYSGDTDSSIVRETWARLIDQAISRGGIAEACSVLKRVGPRLYPGDGAVLPLDIICLHLEKAGLERLNSGVEAVGDEDVARALVSACKGAAEPVLNAYDQLLSNGAILPSPSVRLRMLRSVLVVLREWAMSAYSQRMGSSAAGHSSLILGGGFSSERAIASQGIRDKITSAANRYMTEVRRLALPQNQTEHVYRGFKELEESFISQHSFDRF